In the Posidoniimonas corsicana genome, one interval contains:
- a CDS encoding serine hydroxymethyltransferase produces the protein MNFIEANDPDVWAAIASEIERQQDGLEMIASENYTSPAVMQAAGSVLTNKYAEGYPGRRYYGGCEHVDVVETLARDRAKELFGAEFANVQPHSGAQANTAVFLALLEPGDCVLGLDLAHGGHLTHGMKLNISGMLYDFHGYQTRKEDCRIDFDQVAQLAREHKPKLIIAGASAYPREMDHPKFKEIADEVGAKLMVDMAHYAGLVAAGLHNNPVEVADVVTTTTHKTLRGPRGGLILAKKDFAKVLNSRVFPGTQGGPLMHVIAGKAVCFGEALKPEFRTYAQNVIDNAQALADSLLAGGLSLVSGGTDNHLMLVDVTPFGIGGKTAETALDACGITVNMNMIPFDERKPMDPSGIRIGTPALTTRGMGQAEMKTIGGWIVEALQKADDAAAHENIRQQVKSLCKEFPVPAAALAADETAVMS, from the coding sequence ATGAACTTTATCGAAGCCAACGACCCGGACGTCTGGGCAGCCATCGCCAGCGAGATCGAGCGCCAGCAGGACGGCCTGGAGATGATCGCCAGCGAGAATTACACCAGCCCGGCGGTCATGCAGGCGGCCGGCAGCGTGCTGACCAACAAGTACGCCGAGGGGTATCCGGGCCGCCGCTACTACGGCGGGTGTGAGCACGTCGACGTGGTCGAGACCCTCGCCCGCGACCGGGCCAAGGAGCTGTTCGGGGCCGAGTTCGCCAACGTGCAGCCGCACTCCGGCGCCCAGGCCAACACGGCCGTGTTCCTGGCGCTCCTCGAGCCGGGCGACTGCGTGCTGGGCCTGGACCTGGCCCACGGCGGCCACCTGACGCACGGCATGAAGCTGAACATCAGCGGCATGCTGTACGACTTCCACGGCTACCAGACCCGCAAGGAAGACTGCCGCATCGACTTCGACCAGGTCGCCCAGCTCGCCCGCGAGCACAAGCCGAAGCTGATCATCGCCGGCGCCAGCGCGTACCCGCGTGAGATGGACCACCCGAAGTTCAAGGAGATCGCCGACGAGGTGGGCGCCAAGCTGATGGTGGACATGGCCCACTACGCCGGCCTGGTCGCCGCCGGGCTGCACAACAACCCGGTCGAGGTGGCCGACGTGGTCACCACCACCACCCACAAGACGCTCCGCGGCCCGCGCGGCGGTTTGATCCTCGCGAAGAAGGACTTCGCGAAGGTGCTCAACAGCCGCGTGTTCCCCGGCACGCAGGGCGGCCCGCTGATGCACGTGATCGCCGGCAAGGCGGTCTGCTTCGGCGAGGCGCTCAAGCCCGAGTTCCGCACCTACGCCCAGAACGTGATTGACAACGCCCAGGCGCTGGCCGATTCGCTGCTGGCGGGCGGGCTGTCGCTGGTCTCCGGAGGCACGGACAACCACCTGATGCTGGTCGACGTCACGCCGTTCGGCATCGGCGGCAAGACCGCCGAGACCGCGCTGGACGCGTGCGGCATCACGGTCAACATGAACATGATCCCGTTCGACGAGCGGAAGCCGATGGACCCCTCCGGCATCCGCATCGGCACGCCCGCGCTGACCACCCGCGGCATGGGGCAGGCCGAGATGAAGACCATCGGCGGCTGGATCGTAGAGGCCCTCCAAAAGGCCGACGACGCCGCGGCCCACGAGAACATCCGCCAGCAGGTCAAGTCGCTCTGCAAGGAGTTCCCCGTGCCCGCCGCCGCCCTGGCCGCCGACGAAACAGCCGTGATGAGCTAG
- a CDS encoding response regulator encodes MADPEKHRVLIADDNEPNVELLEAYLAGLDIDVEIAVDGQDTLDKVASFKPNLVLLDVMMPKLSGFEVCQRLKSDPATSGVMILMVTALNELGDIERAVEAGTDDFLSKPVNKLELLKRVENMLKLSSVTDEVERLRRYIEAMERRGE; translated from the coding sequence ATGGCAGATCCCGAAAAACACCGCGTCCTGATCGCCGACGACAACGAGCCCAACGTCGAGCTGCTCGAGGCCTACCTCGCCGGCCTGGACATCGACGTCGAGATCGCCGTCGACGGGCAGGACACGCTCGACAAGGTCGCCTCGTTCAAGCCCAACCTGGTGCTGCTGGACGTGATGATGCCCAAGCTGAGCGGGTTCGAGGTCTGCCAGCGGCTCAAGTCCGACCCGGCCACCTCCGGCGTGATGATCCTGATGGTCACCGCGCTGAACGAGCTGGGCGACATCGAGCGCGCCGTCGAGGCCGGCACCGATGACTTCCTGTCCAAACCCGTGAACAAGCTGGAGCTGCTCAAGCGGGTCGAGAACATGCTGAAGCTGAGCAGCGTCACCGACGAGGTCGAGCGGCTGCGGCGCTACATCGAGGCCATGGAACGCCGCGGCGAGTAG
- a CDS encoding alpha/beta fold hydrolase, giving the protein MPNTRTVQVNDIQMHVRDEGAGVPVLLVHGFPLDHTMWDAQIAALSAVCRVIAPDLRGYGQTDLGAAGDPPKVTMQQYADDLAALLDALGVDEPVVYAGFSMGGYIGWQFVKSHRDRLRALALVDTRAADDTDDARKMRLKMANHVQEWGADKVAEAMIPKLFAESSIEAVHPMVARTREVIGATNPQAIAAAQRGMAERPDSTPDLPGIDVPVMAIVGAEDQLSKPEEVRSVVHAIPNAGMVTIPAAGHMAPVEQPDAVNLVLTEFVKSVGK; this is encoded by the coding sequence ATGCCCAACACCCGTACGGTTCAAGTCAACGACATCCAGATGCACGTGCGCGACGAGGGCGCCGGCGTGCCGGTGCTGCTGGTGCACGGGTTCCCCCTCGACCACACGATGTGGGACGCGCAGATCGCGGCGCTTAGCGCCGTCTGCCGCGTGATCGCGCCCGACCTACGCGGCTACGGTCAAACGGACCTCGGCGCCGCCGGCGACCCGCCCAAGGTCACGATGCAGCAGTACGCCGACGACCTGGCCGCGCTGCTCGACGCGCTCGGCGTCGACGAGCCGGTGGTCTACGCCGGCTTCTCAATGGGGGGCTACATCGGCTGGCAGTTTGTGAAGAGCCACCGCGACCGGCTCCGCGCGCTGGCGCTGGTCGACACCCGCGCCGCCGACGACACCGACGACGCCCGCAAGATGCGGCTCAAGATGGCCAATCACGTGCAGGAGTGGGGCGCCGACAAGGTGGCCGAGGCGATGATCCCCAAGCTGTTCGCCGAGAGCAGCATCGAGGCCGTGCACCCGATGGTCGCCCGCACCCGCGAGGTGATCGGCGCGACCAACCCGCAGGCGATCGCCGCCGCCCAGCGCGGCATGGCCGAGCGGCCCGACTCCACGCCCGACCTGCCGGGCATCGATGTGCCGGTCATGGCGATCGTGGGCGCCGAGGACCAGCTGAGCAAGCCGGAGGAGGTGCGGTCGGTGGTGCACGCGATCCCCAACGCCGGCATGGTCACCATCCCCGCCGCCGGCCACATGGCCCCGGTCGAACAACCCGACGCGGTGAACCTGGTGCTGACGGAGTTTGTGAAGTCGGTCGGTAAGTAG
- the ylqF gene encoding ribosome biogenesis GTPase YlqF, producing the protein MSIQWFPGHMHQAQQQIEKVLPRIDLVIELLDARIPHSSENPLLAELRGKKPCLKVLSKSDLADPEHTKRWQAHLERETGVRARPISTEQAGTIVRLTEVCQKMIPARSGVGKPVRTMIAGVPNVGKSTLINILAGRKVVRVGNEPAITKSQREVNVGRGVVALDTPGVLWPRIESEQSGYRLAAVGSVKESALEFADVVYHLSDYLLEHYFAGIAERYKIDERPAGPVALLEAVSRRRGCLVKGGEVDYDRAAKVFITDLRSGALGPLTLETPEMVAREAAGE; encoded by the coding sequence ATGAGCATCCAGTGGTTCCCCGGGCACATGCACCAGGCGCAGCAGCAGATCGAGAAGGTGCTGCCGCGGATCGACCTGGTGATCGAGCTGCTCGACGCGCGGATCCCACACAGCAGCGAGAACCCGCTGCTGGCCGAGCTGCGCGGCAAGAAGCCCTGCCTGAAGGTGCTCAGCAAGAGCGACCTGGCCGACCCCGAGCACACCAAACGCTGGCAGGCGCACTTAGAGCGTGAGACCGGCGTCCGCGCGCGGCCCATCTCGACCGAGCAGGCCGGAACGATCGTCCGCCTGACAGAGGTCTGCCAGAAGATGATCCCCGCGCGGTCGGGCGTCGGCAAACCGGTCCGCACGATGATCGCCGGCGTGCCGAACGTCGGCAAGTCGACGCTGATCAACATCCTGGCCGGCCGCAAGGTGGTGAGGGTCGGCAACGAGCCGGCGATCACCAAGAGCCAGCGTGAGGTGAACGTCGGCCGCGGCGTGGTGGCGCTCGACACGCCCGGCGTGCTCTGGCCCCGCATCGAGAGCGAGCAGAGCGGCTACCGCCTGGCCGCCGTCGGCTCGGTCAAGGAGAGCGCGTTGGAGTTCGCCGACGTGGTCTACCACCTCAGCGACTACCTGCTGGAACACTACTTCGCCGGCATCGCCGAGCGGTACAAGATCGACGAGCGGCCCGCCGGCCCGGTGGCGCTGCTGGAGGCGGTCAGCCGCCGCCGCGGCTGCCTGGTGAAGGGGGGCGAGGTCGACTACGACCGCGCGGCCAAGGTCTTCATCACCGACCTGCGCTCCGGCGCCCTGGGCCCGCTCACGCTAGAAACGCCCGAGATGGTCGCCCGCGAGGCCGCCGGAGAATAG
- a CDS encoding glycine--tRNA ligase has product MEKLVSLCRRRGFLFQSSEIYGGLNGFWDYGPLGVELKRNVKEAWWRDMVTGHDELSAPNGAPSPYEMVGLDCTIIMHPQVWKVSGHYDLFCDQMVDCRETKKRYRYDQVQGRWAEAKEKRVFVTSVAEEVEEDIAKRGLKCFNLRNKDADQIKWDGPVTSLDKIAVEDLSSAFGPDAKEVGTLTEPRDFNLMFKTIVGAMGSEKDAAYLRPETAQGIFVNFKNVLDSTRVRLPLGIAQIGKSFRNEITPRNFTFRSREFEQMEIEFFCHPNESAKWYQYWRDRRFKWYTDHGLAGERLILRDHDPDELSHYSTGTADVEYAFPFLPEGEYGELEGIAHRGDFDLRSHMEGKLDPASCPLEVQKDEHGKPVHRGSGKDLTYRDDLTNERYTPHVIEPSAGADRATLAFLCEAYCEDEQPDDKGKMQTRTVMKFHPRLAPIKAAVLPLVKKDGMPEIARDLYRVLKKKMPVEYDEKSAIGRRYRRQDEIGTPYCLTIDGQTLDDQTVTLRDRDSLEQVRVKLDDVVSEIEGRIDG; this is encoded by the coding sequence ATGGAAAAGTTAGTCTCCCTCTGCCGCCGGCGGGGGTTCCTGTTTCAGTCCAGCGAGATCTACGGCGGCCTGAACGGCTTCTGGGACTACGGGCCGCTGGGCGTGGAGCTGAAGCGGAATGTGAAGGAGGCCTGGTGGCGTGATATGGTCACCGGGCACGACGAGCTGTCCGCCCCCAACGGCGCCCCCAGCCCGTACGAGATGGTCGGCCTGGACTGCACCATCATCATGCACCCGCAGGTCTGGAAGGTCAGCGGGCACTACGACCTGTTCTGCGACCAGATGGTCGACTGCCGCGAGACAAAGAAGCGGTACCGCTACGACCAGGTGCAGGGCCGCTGGGCCGAGGCCAAGGAGAAGCGGGTGTTCGTGACCTCGGTCGCCGAGGAGGTGGAAGAGGACATCGCCAAGCGGGGGCTGAAGTGCTTCAACCTCCGCAACAAAGACGCCGACCAGATCAAGTGGGACGGCCCGGTCACGTCGCTCGACAAGATCGCGGTGGAGGACCTCTCGTCCGCGTTCGGGCCCGACGCCAAGGAGGTCGGCACGCTCACCGAGCCGCGTGACTTCAACCTGATGTTCAAGACCATCGTCGGCGCGATGGGCTCGGAGAAGGACGCCGCGTACCTCCGCCCGGAGACCGCGCAGGGCATCTTCGTGAACTTCAAGAACGTGCTGGACAGCACCCGCGTGCGGCTGCCATTGGGGATCGCGCAGATCGGCAAGAGCTTCCGCAACGAGATCACGCCGCGGAACTTCACGTTCCGCAGCCGCGAGTTCGAGCAGATGGAGATCGAGTTCTTCTGCCACCCAAACGAGTCGGCCAAGTGGTACCAGTACTGGCGCGACCGCCGCTTCAAGTGGTACACCGACCACGGCCTGGCGGGCGAGCGGCTGATCCTCCGCGACCACGACCCGGACGAGCTGTCGCACTACTCCACCGGCACGGCCGACGTGGAGTACGCGTTCCCGTTCCTGCCCGAGGGCGAGTACGGCGAACTGGAGGGGATCGCCCACCGCGGCGACTTCGACCTGCGGAGCCACATGGAGGGCAAGCTCGACCCCGCCAGCTGCCCGCTGGAGGTGCAGAAGGACGAGCACGGCAAGCCGGTGCACCGCGGCAGCGGCAAGGACCTCACCTACCGCGACGACCTGACCAACGAGCGGTACACGCCGCACGTGATCGAGCCCTCGGCCGGCGCCGACCGCGCGACGCTCGCCTTCCTCTGCGAGGCGTACTGCGAGGACGAGCAGCCGGACGACAAGGGCAAGATGCAGACCCGCACCGTGATGAAGTTCCACCCGCGGCTGGCGCCGATCAAGGCCGCCGTGCTGCCGCTGGTCAAGAAGGACGGCATGCCCGAGATCGCCCGCGACCTGTACCGCGTGCTGAAGAAGAAGATGCCGGTCGAGTACGACGAGAAGTCGGCCATCGGCCGCCGGTACCGCCGCCAGGACGAGATCGGCACGCCCTACTGCCTGACCATCGACGGCCAGACCCTCGACGACCAGACCGTCACGCTCCGCGACCGCGACTCGCTGGAGCAGGTCCGCGTGAAGCTGGATGACGTGGTGAGTGAGATCGAGGGCCGGATCGACGGCTAG
- a CDS encoding tetratricopeptide repeat protein: protein MSRMCALAVLVAISLGADHAVAERDPILGDPPDGTILGRPGGKYPNVPTFTIPQGGYGPYRYGYCPPGGWWPRYDYYPGYYGFYPGAAYIDYRVLYGLRQPAVAAAPVQPAPRPARPPLGLLGPAPEMPDGPGPDELKRAWRYLDLGDRYLREGRLLDARNRYRRAEKQAPDLAALHFRVMLLEMATGRFEEAVDALRRGLELEPDWADSGFDLDVVYTEAGRSDVARLLANRLNQFPNDADALLLAGVLLHLNGDDALADEKFRHALRVTRGESLAGAFVREPPDQPPPPPAPGE, encoded by the coding sequence ATGTCGCGGATGTGCGCGCTGGCGGTGCTCGTGGCTATAAGCCTCGGGGCGGACCACGCCGTCGCCGAGCGGGACCCGATCCTGGGCGACCCGCCCGACGGCACCATCCTGGGCCGGCCCGGCGGCAAGTACCCCAACGTGCCTACCTTTACGATCCCGCAGGGCGGCTACGGGCCGTACCGCTACGGCTACTGCCCGCCGGGCGGCTGGTGGCCGCGGTACGACTACTACCCGGGCTACTACGGCTTCTACCCCGGCGCGGCCTACATCGACTACCGCGTGCTGTACGGCTTGCGCCAGCCGGCGGTGGCCGCCGCCCCCGTGCAGCCCGCCCCGCGGCCGGCCCGGCCGCCGCTGGGACTGCTCGGCCCCGCGCCTGAGATGCCCGACGGCCCCGGGCCCGACGAGCTGAAGCGGGCGTGGCGGTACCTGGACCTGGGCGATCGCTACCTCCGCGAGGGCCGCCTGCTGGACGCCCGCAACCGGTACCGCCGCGCGGAGAAGCAGGCGCCCGACCTGGCGGCGCTGCACTTCCGCGTGATGCTGCTGGAGATGGCGACCGGCCGGTTCGAGGAAGCGGTCGACGCGCTGCGGCGGGGGCTGGAGCTGGAGCCGGACTGGGCGGACTCCGGGTTCGACCTGGATGTGGTCTACACCGAGGCCGGCCGGAGCGACGTGGCGCGGCTGCTGGCCAACCGGCTGAACCAGTTCCCCAACGACGCCGACGCGCTGCTGCTGGCCGGCGTGCTGCTGCACCTCAACGGCGACGACGCCCTAGCCGACGAGAAGTTCCGGCACGCGCTGCGCGTGACGCGGGGCGAGAGCCTGGCGGGCGCATTCGTTCGCGAGCCGCCCGATCAGCCGCCGCCGCCCCCGGCGCCGGGTGAGTAG
- a CDS encoding DHH family phosphoesterase: MPIDWNPLLPIVEQAETFVLTSHMRPDCDALGSELGMAAALQALGKRVRIINGDSVPSHIAFIDAGGMIEVFGSGVTQQEVHEADVHMVLDTSAWGQLGPMADVIRSSPARKVVIDHHVSGDDLGAMVLKDVTSESNGRLVLQAIEALGVELTAEMARPLFYAMATDTGWFRFSSVTEQTLLAAAKLVAAGASPSDSFSTLYDRNTLSRVRLHGRIMESTALVLDGRVGVARATEADFAATGAEAADTEDVVNRVLSIAGVEVAALFVELGEGANKVSLRSRSDFDVREIAEQFGGGGHTKAAGVRIRGPIDEAQRKVLEAIQAKIG, encoded by the coding sequence ATGCCCATCGACTGGAACCCCCTGCTGCCGATTGTCGAGCAGGCCGAAACCTTCGTGCTCACCAGCCACATGCGCCCCGACTGCGACGCGCTGGGGAGCGAGCTCGGCATGGCCGCCGCGCTGCAGGCGCTCGGCAAGCGGGTGCGGATCATCAACGGCGACAGCGTGCCCAGCCACATCGCGTTCATCGACGCCGGCGGGATGATCGAGGTGTTCGGCTCGGGCGTCACCCAGCAGGAGGTCCACGAGGCCGACGTGCACATGGTGCTCGACACCAGCGCCTGGGGGCAGCTGGGGCCGATGGCCGACGTGATCCGCAGCTCGCCGGCGCGCAAGGTGGTGATCGACCACCACGTCAGCGGCGACGACCTCGGCGCCATGGTGCTGAAGGACGTCACCAGCGAGTCCAACGGCCGGCTGGTGCTGCAGGCGATCGAGGCCCTCGGCGTCGAGCTCACGGCCGAGATGGCCCGGCCGCTGTTCTACGCCATGGCGACCGACACCGGCTGGTTCCGCTTCTCGTCGGTCACGGAGCAGACGCTCCTGGCCGCGGCCAAGCTGGTGGCGGCCGGCGCGTCGCCGAGCGACTCGTTCAGCACGCTGTACGACCGCAACACCCTGTCCCGCGTCCGCCTGCACGGCCGCATCATGGAGAGCACCGCCCTGGTGCTCGACGGCCGCGTGGGCGTCGCCCGCGCGACCGAGGCCGACTTCGCCGCCACCGGCGCCGAGGCCGCCGACACCGAGGACGTAGTGAACCGCGTGCTGAGCATCGCCGGGGTCGAGGTCGCCGCGTTGTTTGTTGAGCTGGGCGAGGGCGCCAACAAGGTGAGCCTCCGCAGCCGCAGCGACTTCGACGTCCGCGAGATCGCCGAGCAGTTCGGCGGGGGCGGCCACACCAAGGCCGCCGGCGTGCGGATCCGCGGCCCAATCGACGAGGCCCAGCGCAAGGTGCTCGAGGCGATCCAGGCCAAGATCGGCTAG
- the ribF gene encoding riboflavin biosynthesis protein RibF, which produces MEVIRHLDDLPSEARGGAVAIGNFDGVHRGHAQLIGRLVAKAKEVGGPAVVFTFDPHPVRILRPHQCPPPLTWTQRKAELLSRLGVDWVVAYPTDEALLRLSAREFFQRVVIDSLQARAMVEGPNFFFGHDREGDIHELRRLTAEAGIGLEIAEPVAEDGQIVSSSRIRQLIQEEGGVGRARQMLTAPYRLRGIVTHGAGRGAKLGFPTANIEGIDTLLPAHGVYCGLAVIGGQRLPSAINLGPNPTFHDMSAKVEVHVIGYDEPLYGKPLEIDFLERLRDVRSFGSPEELIAQVRRDVLEADDTARCYLQGEC; this is translated from the coding sequence GTGGAAGTCATCCGCCACCTCGACGACCTGCCCTCCGAAGCCCGCGGCGGCGCGGTGGCGATCGGCAACTTCGACGGGGTGCACCGGGGGCACGCGCAGTTGATCGGCCGGCTGGTCGCGAAGGCCAAAGAGGTCGGCGGGCCGGCGGTCGTGTTCACCTTCGACCCGCACCCGGTCCGCATCCTCCGGCCGCACCAGTGCCCGCCGCCGCTCACCTGGACGCAGCGCAAGGCGGAGCTGCTCTCCCGGCTGGGCGTCGACTGGGTCGTGGCGTACCCGACCGACGAGGCGCTGCTGCGGCTCTCGGCCCGCGAGTTCTTCCAGCGGGTGGTGATCGACTCGCTCCAGGCCCGCGCGATGGTCGAGGGCCCCAACTTTTTCTTCGGCCACGACCGCGAGGGCGACATCCACGAGCTCCGCCGCCTGACCGCCGAGGCGGGCATCGGGCTGGAGATTGCCGAGCCGGTCGCCGAGGACGGCCAGATCGTCTCGAGCTCGCGGATCCGGCAGCTTATTCAGGAGGAGGGCGGCGTGGGCCGCGCCCGCCAGATGCTGACCGCGCCGTACCGCCTCCGCGGCATCGTCACCCACGGGGCGGGGCGGGGCGCCAAGCTCGGCTTCCCGACCGCCAACATTGAGGGCATCGACACCCTGCTCCCCGCGCACGGCGTGTACTGCGGGCTGGCGGTGATCGGCGGCCAGCGGCTGCCCTCGGCGATCAACCTCGGCCCCAACCCCACGTTCCACGACATGTCCGCCAAGGTCGAGGTGCACGTTATCGGCTACGACGAGCCGCTGTATGGCAAGCCGCTCGAGATCGACTTCCTCGAGCGGCTGCGCGACGTGCGCTCGTTCGGCTCGCCCGAGGAGCTGATCGCTCAGGTGCGTCGCGACGTGCTGGAAGCCGACGACACCGCCCGCTGCTACCTGCAGGGCGAGTGCTAA
- a CDS encoding NAD(P)H-hydrate dehydratase, whose amino-acid sequence MHDASDEPLPTLPPRRPESHKGDFGRAMIVGGSRGMAGAVAMAGMACLRSGAGLATLGVPRCIGPVVAGFCPAYMVRELVDDDPGVLYWANLFDLAPLEHDFDVWALGPGLGEPEQTAELSGRMNREWNAPLVIDADGLNGVASYEERYASEPLIPPGPRVYTPHPGEFGRLVGHDALAEKAVGADADRVEAAGEFASRDPGGNTVIVLKGHRTVISDGRQYAINTTGNPGMATGGSGDVLTGVITALIAQGLTTFDAARLGAHVHGLAGDLACDRLGAVSMTAVDLIDSLPQAFVQLSAAG is encoded by the coding sequence ATGCATGACGCCTCAGACGAGCCGCTCCCCACGCTGCCGCCGCGCAGGCCGGAGAGCCACAAGGGCGACTTCGGCCGGGCGATGATTGTCGGCGGCTCGCGCGGCATGGCCGGCGCGGTCGCCATGGCCGGCATGGCCTGCCTGCGGAGCGGCGCCGGGCTGGCGACGCTCGGCGTGCCCCGCTGCATCGGGCCGGTGGTGGCCGGCTTCTGCCCCGCGTACATGGTGCGTGAGCTCGTCGACGACGATCCCGGCGTGCTGTACTGGGCCAACCTGTTCGACCTCGCGCCGCTGGAGCACGACTTCGACGTCTGGGCTCTGGGCCCGGGGCTGGGCGAGCCGGAGCAGACGGCCGAGCTCTCTGGCCGCATGAACCGCGAGTGGAACGCGCCGCTTGTGATCGACGCCGACGGCCTCAACGGCGTGGCGTCGTACGAGGAGCGGTACGCGTCGGAGCCGCTGATCCCGCCCGGCCCGCGCGTCTACACGCCGCACCCCGGCGAGTTCGGCCGCCTCGTGGGGCACGACGCCCTGGCGGAGAAGGCCGTCGGCGCCGACGCCGACCGCGTCGAAGCCGCGGGCGAGTTCGCCTCGCGCGACCCGGGCGGCAACACGGTGATTGTCCTGAAGGGCCACCGAACGGTGATCTCCGACGGGCGGCAGTACGCCATCAACACCACCGGCAACCCGGGCATGGCGACCGGCGGCAGCGGCGACGTGCTGACCGGCGTGATCACCGCCCTGATCGCGCAGGGGCTCACGACCTTCGACGCCGCCCGCCTGGGCGCCCACGTGCACGGCTTGGCGGGCGACCTGGCTTGCGACCGGCTGGGCGCGGTGTCGATGACCGCGGTCGACCTGATCGACTCACTCCCGCAGGCCTTTGTCCAGCTGTCCGCCGCCGGCTAG